From Pelmatolapia mariae isolate MD_Pm_ZW linkage group LG1, Pm_UMD_F_2, whole genome shotgun sequence, one genomic window encodes:
- the LOC134634798 gene encoding mothers against decapentaplegic homolog 6-like, whose protein sequence is MFKSRRPGLVRRLWRSRVVTESDGRDGSRRGEGERNGEWGRHSGKLHRHEQRSMTHTDTAPGLTGEAGDLTEGAEREDEEQPDDDRGAMCVPEHRGSRRGQESDSRTVTCCLFGEWDFRPRSAYWAARKDGAGPCQCAPRRGVLEEDLASTAHAFLKRLKERSLDALVKAVETKGGIPGECVMVPNTELRLGAHHISPHYLLCKLFRWGDLPLSARLKPLCHCQSFGAVDSAKVCCNPHHYSRLCGPESPPPPYSLSRSDEHKPLDSSLSYTETAPPLFSNPPLNMPRDYTDTGTSLGSVTSGGHRSHWCSVAYWEQRTRVGRLYPAYEPSLSIFYDLPQGTGLCLSQLQANAYHSRRDDPGSHSLLGLHGHHRHRGSSSSSVQQIRSKIGFGIVLSHEPDGVWVYNRSQHPVFVHSPTLDPPSARGLNVKRVMPGFSLKVFDYECSSWMAEHSVKPESQEGPWDPHSVRISFAKGWGPCYSRQFITSCPCWLEVLLNNHR, encoded by the exons ATGTTCAAGTCGAGACGCCCAGGTCTTGTACGGCGACTCTGGAGAAGCCGTGTGGTCACCGAGAGCGACGGGCGGGATGGAAGCAGACGAGGTGAAGGAGAGCGGAACGGTGAGTGGGGCAGACACTCGGGAAAGCTCCACAGACACGAGCAGCGGTCGATGACACACACCGACACGGCTCCGGGACTCACGGGGGAGGCTGGAGACCTGACAGAGGGCGCGGAGAGAGAGGACGAGGAACAGCCCGACGATGACCGGGGTGCCATGTGCGTCCCGGAGCACAGAGGCTCTCGGCGAGGACAGGAGAGCGACAGCAGGACGGTGACgtgttgtttgtttggggaATGGGATTTCAGACCTCGGAGCGCTTACTGGGCCGCGAGAAAAGACGGAGCTGGCCCCTGTCAGTGCGCACCGAGGCGTGGGGTGCTGGAGGAGGACCTTGCGAGCACCGCTCACGCTTTTTTGAAGAGACTCAAGGAGAGATCTCTGGACGCCTTGGTGAAGGCTGTGGAGACCAAAGGAGGGATACCCGGCGAGTGCGTTATGGTGCCGAATACTGAGCTGCGGCTCGGTGCTCATCACATCTCTCCACACTATCTCCTTTGTAAGCTGTTCCGCTGGGGCGACCTGCCGCTCTCAGCGCGACTCAAACCGCTGTGCCACTGCCAGAGCTTCGGTGCGGTGGACAGCGCAAAGGTGTGCTGCAATCCTCATCACTACAGCCGCTTATGTGGGCCAG AATCGCCTCCACCTCCATACTCTCTGTCCCGTTCAGATGAACACAAGCCACTGG ACTCATCTCTGTCTTACACTGAAACTGCGCCACCCCTCTTCTCCAATCCGCCTCTCAATATGCCAAGAGACTACACAG ACACTGGTACCTCCCTCGGCTCGGTGACCTCTGGCGGACATCGCTCTCACTGGTGCAGTGTTGCTTACTGGGAGCAGCGCACACGCGTGGGTCGCCTTTATCCAGCCTACGAGCCCTCACTCAGCATCTTCTATGACCTACCTCAGGGCACTGGCCTCTGTCTTAGCCAACTCCAAGCCAACGCCTACCATAGCCGGCGTGATGACCCAGGCAGCCACAGCTTGTTAGGTCTTCACGGACATCACAGGCACAgagggagcagcagcagcagtgtgcagCAGATACGCAGTAAAATTGGTTTCGGCATCGTTCTGAGTCACGAGCCGGACGGAGTTTGGGTGTACAATCGCAGCCAGCACCCGGTGTTTGTTCACTCGCCCACTCTGGACCCGCCCAGTGCTCGAGGGCTAAACGTGAAGAGGGTGATGCCGGGCTTTTCTCTCAAGGTGTTCGACTATGAGTGCTCCAGCTGGATGGCAGAGCACAGCGTAAAGCCCGAGAGCCAGGAGGGGCCCTGGGACCCCCACAGTGTTCGCATCAGTTTTGCAAAAGGATGGGGGCCCTGCTACTCCAGACAgttcatcacttcctgtcccTGCTGGCTGGAGGTGCTGCTCAATAACCACAGAtag